From a region of the Aeoliella mucimassa genome:
- a CDS encoding BBP7 family outer membrane beta-barrel protein — translation MESSPRFNVRIQLANCMAAAVVLCGVSLMPAEAQPLQWSPQRNAQPIRSLEQLAAESVQPAAYHAPAPTLMPTPANPGTGAMQQAILIRNPNTSDGTPEFALADQYGTVQRYVEQNGGIDLQSYVGERVAVRSDTGDTLLATQLLLPSMQPTSAYPVQQAEHQQAVKPLQANSPTLRTAQVAPVVIDDYGTVSTNCPNCNGGQYIGPSIGGMVNSYDGCQTCGPYYLMPQTSFGPSCGRGARGQFYGSAEWLLWWFDGMYAPPLVTTSPNGTAQADAGVLGEPGTQVLFGGGDILDGSRNGMKFTLGTWFNDYQDIALEGDAFFFETDSVGFGATGSGGSPILARPFFNMAPIDGVGDPLVAAEDAELVSFPNVVEGTVSVYANSEFNGAGLRLRKAICCKEIGGTCTSCNPCMPVVSPSCVSRIDFIGGYRYLSLDERILVRENLNSLLTASPGTFDLYDRFDTSNEFHGGDLGFIWEWESQKWTLSLLSKVALGNTHQRVNVAGQTTVSDGTNSYTEEGGLLALQSNIGTYKRDVFSAIPEIGAKLGYKITPRLQATVGYTLLYWGNVARPGEHIDLDVNPNLLPPVTPPVEGASRPRFEWHDSPLLAHGLNVGLDYRF, via the coding sequence ATGGAATCGTCGCCCCGATTCAACGTTCGAATTCAACTTGCTAACTGCATGGCTGCAGCGGTCGTGCTGTGTGGTGTTTCGCTGATGCCAGCCGAGGCCCAGCCACTGCAATGGTCGCCGCAACGCAATGCACAACCGATTCGTTCGCTGGAACAATTGGCCGCCGAGTCGGTGCAACCGGCCGCGTACCATGCGCCTGCTCCAACTCTGATGCCGACGCCCGCTAATCCGGGCACGGGGGCGATGCAGCAAGCGATTTTGATTCGCAATCCAAACACTAGCGATGGTACGCCTGAGTTTGCGTTGGCCGACCAGTACGGAACCGTCCAGCGTTATGTCGAACAGAACGGCGGCATCGACCTGCAATCTTACGTCGGCGAGCGCGTCGCGGTGCGTAGCGATACCGGCGACACCTTGCTGGCAACACAGTTATTGCTGCCATCGATGCAGCCAACCTCCGCTTATCCGGTGCAGCAAGCTGAGCACCAACAAGCGGTGAAGCCTTTGCAAGCAAATAGTCCGACGCTCCGCACTGCCCAGGTTGCTCCGGTCGTGATCGATGATTACGGAACCGTTTCCACCAATTGTCCGAACTGCAATGGAGGGCAGTACATCGGTCCCTCGATAGGCGGCATGGTAAACAGTTACGACGGCTGCCAAACCTGCGGCCCTTATTACTTGATGCCCCAAACCAGCTTTGGCCCCAGTTGTGGTCGCGGCGCACGTGGTCAGTTCTACGGTAGTGCCGAGTGGTTGCTGTGGTGGTTCGACGGGATGTATGCTCCGCCGCTGGTGACGACGAGCCCCAATGGTACCGCCCAGGCCGACGCGGGCGTGCTCGGCGAGCCGGGCACCCAAGTGCTGTTCGGCGGTGGCGACATTCTCGACGGTAGTCGCAACGGCATGAAGTTCACGTTGGGCACTTGGTTCAACGACTATCAGGACATCGCCCTCGAAGGGGATGCCTTCTTCTTCGAGACCGACTCGGTGGGCTTTGGAGCAACCGGCTCCGGCGGCTCGCCGATCCTGGCCCGCCCGTTCTTTAACATGGCTCCCATCGATGGTGTCGGCGATCCGCTGGTCGCGGCCGAAGATGCCGAGTTGGTGTCGTTCCCCAATGTGGTGGAAGGAACCGTTTCGGTCTATGCCAACAGCGAATTTAATGGAGCCGGACTGCGTTTGCGGAAAGCAATCTGCTGCAAAGAGATCGGTGGCACCTGCACCAGTTGCAATCCTTGCATGCCGGTGGTTTCGCCGTCGTGTGTGTCGCGCATCGACTTCATCGGCGGTTATCGTTATCTGTCGCTCGACGAGCGGATTCTCGTACGAGAAAACCTTAACTCCTTGCTCACCGCCAGCCCTGGGACGTTCGATCTTTACGATCGATTCGATACGTCCAACGAGTTTCATGGCGGCGACCTTGGTTTTATCTGGGAATGGGAATCGCAAAAATGGACACTCTCGCTGCTTAGCAAAGTGGCTCTCGGTAACACGCACCAGCGGGTGAACGTGGCTGGGCAAACCACCGTGAGCGACGGAACCAACTCGTACACCGAAGAAGGTGGCTTGCTAGCACTGCAAAGCAACATTGGTACCTACAAGCGGGATGTCTTCTCGGCGATTCCCGAAATCGGAGCCAAGCTGGGTTACAAAATAACCCCGCGTCTGCAGGCGACTGTCGGTTACACGTTGCTTTACTGGGGCAACGTGGCCCGGCCCGGCGAGCACATCGACCTCGATGTAAATCCGAATCTTCTGCCTCCGGTAACGCCGCCAGTCGAGGGTGCCAGCCGCCCACGATTCGAGTGGCACGACAGCCCACTGCTAGCACATGGACTGAATGTAGGACTCGACTACCGCTTCTAA
- a CDS encoding TolC family protein — MASLTLLVVLTLVGTGCSSTFYRRQADQEANCLVDEKAIPAEGVPGEYRIDLDPRSRMFDPFDPDCEPMPPDDPTSARYLECVDGKRGSSDWRKLPKTSFVDNPTWQDYLPRDEAGKIALDQKAAMELALVHSTDYQRQLENLYLSALDVTFERFRFDTQFFGGSQIVYQNDGSARGGESTLHVAPSSAAAGPSISGNRFRAETLTATGGEFVVGFANSLVWQFSGSDNYNGSSLIDFSLVQPLLRAGGRTVVLERLTIAERALLANVRIMERYRRGFYVETITGRSAGSGPSRRGGVFGGAGLEGFSGVGSGGFGSVGGGGGGVTGGAGAAQAGGFVGLLQDQQQLRNQRANVAALRASVAQLEATFEAGRIDRFQVDLARQALFNAQSVLLQQENGYKASLESFQTDLGLPPELEVVINDPYLDRFNLLDPELETLKQDIAIVLDTLRTRREERREAIEANRPVAGNIEQDVEAVVVAFADLSQAITTRIAEVDADFVKLDEVLPQRRESLEQLISRTEVIQAEIDTSLLSVSRLDDYIAGRREEMERLRATLTETQEQMTGFAQNPPGDLDARLNKTIELLSVASSELLELSLLQASVRLESVTIDPIEIQPEQALAIASAYRRDWKNARASLVDSWRLLKFNANDLESDVSLVFNGDIGNVGQNPFNIQDDNSSLQVGLSVDAPITRLAERNVYRQSLIEYQQARRGYYQYRDGIYLGLRNTLRQLRLDEVNLELRRAAVQLAISQVDLTQLRLSEPPQPGETAEFGNTTARDLVQSLSDLLNVQNDFLSVWVDYSVQQMSLEFDLGIMEVDSQGMRVDIGVPYTEYLNNLPVYPSDLYPGMGGAPSDETQDAMEVLPTAAPLLRDADIEAEPMPAEPIEVPTLEEMPILEQPAEIEP, encoded by the coding sequence TTGGCATCCCTGACATTGCTAGTCGTGCTGACTCTCGTTGGCACCGGCTGCAGTTCCACTTTTTACCGTCGTCAAGCCGATCAGGAAGCCAATTGCCTGGTCGACGAGAAGGCGATTCCGGCCGAAGGTGTCCCTGGCGAATACCGTATCGATCTTGACCCTCGCTCTCGCATGTTCGATCCGTTCGATCCCGATTGCGAACCGATGCCGCCGGACGATCCCACGTCGGCCCGGTATCTGGAGTGCGTCGATGGTAAGCGAGGATCCTCCGACTGGCGGAAGCTGCCGAAAACGTCGTTCGTCGACAACCCAACCTGGCAGGACTACCTGCCGCGCGATGAAGCAGGTAAGATCGCGCTCGATCAGAAAGCGGCCATGGAGCTGGCCTTGGTGCATTCCACCGACTACCAGCGACAACTCGAAAACCTCTACCTCTCCGCGCTCGACGTGACCTTCGAGCGATTTCGATTCGACACCCAGTTTTTTGGTGGCTCGCAAATCGTCTACCAAAACGATGGTTCCGCCCGCGGTGGCGAAAGCACCCTGCATGTCGCCCCTTCGAGCGCGGCCGCTGGCCCTAGCATTAGCGGCAATCGTTTCCGTGCAGAAACGCTCACCGCCACCGGCGGCGAGTTTGTCGTTGGTTTTGCTAACTCACTCGTCTGGCAGTTCTCCGGATCGGATAACTACAACGGATCGTCGCTTATCGACTTCAGTCTGGTTCAGCCCTTGCTGCGTGCAGGAGGTCGGACCGTGGTGCTCGAACGTTTGACGATTGCCGAACGAGCCTTGCTGGCGAACGTGCGAATCATGGAACGCTACCGCCGTGGCTTCTACGTCGAGACCATCACCGGGCGAAGCGCGGGCTCTGGACCGTCGCGTCGTGGTGGTGTGTTTGGTGGGGCCGGCCTCGAAGGCTTTAGCGGCGTCGGTTCCGGCGGCTTTGGCTCGGTCGGCGGCGGTGGTGGTGGAGTTACTGGCGGTGCCGGTGCCGCCCAGGCGGGTGGCTTCGTCGGTCTTCTGCAAGATCAGCAGCAACTTCGCAACCAACGAGCCAACGTCGCAGCGTTGCGAGCAAGTGTCGCTCAGCTGGAAGCTACGTTCGAAGCTGGGCGGATCGACCGTTTCCAGGTCGATTTGGCCCGTCAGGCACTATTCAACGCTCAAAGCGTGCTGCTACAGCAAGAAAACGGCTATAAAGCGTCGCTCGAGTCGTTCCAAACCGATCTTGGCCTGCCCCCTGAGTTAGAGGTGGTGATCAACGATCCCTATCTCGATCGCTTCAACTTGCTTGATCCTGAGCTGGAAACTCTGAAGCAAGACATCGCGATTGTGCTCGACACCCTGCGTACCCGACGAGAAGAACGTCGCGAGGCCATCGAGGCGAACCGCCCGGTAGCGGGCAACATCGAGCAGGATGTCGAAGCCGTGGTGGTTGCGTTCGCAGACCTGTCGCAAGCCATCACCACGCGCATTGCCGAGGTCGACGCCGACTTCGTGAAGCTCGACGAAGTGCTCCCTCAGCGTCGTGAGTCGCTGGAACAGTTGATCTCGCGCACCGAAGTCATCCAGGCAGAAATCGATACGTCGCTGCTAAGTGTCTCTCGACTCGATGATTACATTGCCGGTCGACGCGAAGAAATGGAACGCCTGCGAGCCACGCTCACCGAAACGCAGGAGCAAATGACGGGATTTGCTCAGAATCCACCGGGGGATCTGGATGCCCGACTGAATAAGACCATCGAGCTCCTGAGCGTGGCTTCCAGCGAACTGCTTGAACTGTCGCTGCTGCAAGCCAGCGTGCGACTCGAAAGCGTTACGATCGATCCAATTGAGATCCAGCCAGAGCAAGCCTTGGCCATTGCCAGCGCGTATCGGCGCGACTGGAAGAACGCCCGTGCAAGCTTGGTGGACTCCTGGCGACTGCTGAAGTTTAACGCCAACGACCTGGAGAGCGACGTGAGTCTGGTGTTCAACGGCGATATCGGCAACGTAGGTCAGAATCCGTTCAACATCCAGGACGACAACAGTTCGCTACAGGTTGGCCTGTCTGTCGATGCTCCCATCACCCGACTGGCCGAACGCAACGTCTACCGGCAGTCGCTTATCGAATACCAACAAGCCCGTCGGGGATACTATCAGTACCGCGATGGCATTTACCTCGGCCTGCGTAACACCCTCCGCCAACTGCGGTTAGACGAAGTGAACCTGGAACTCCGCCGCGCCGCGGTGCAGCTGGCGATTTCGCAGGTCGATCTGACGCAACTGCGGCTAAGCGAACCTCCGCAACCGGGCGAGACGGCCGAATTTGGCAATACCACCGCTCGCGACTTGGTGCAGTCGCTCTCGGATCTGCTGAACGTCCAGAACGACTTCCTTAGCGTGTGGGTCGACTACTCGGTGCAACAAATGTCGCTTGAGTTCGACCTAGGCATCATGGAAGTCGACTCGCAGGGCATGCGAGTCGATATAGGAGTTCCCTATACGGAATATTTGAATAACTTGCCGGTCTACCCAAGCGATCTGTATCCCGGCATGGGAGGGGCTCCTTCTGACGAAACCCAGGATGCGATGGAAGTACTGCCGACCGCCGCACCGTTGCTGCGGGACGCAGATATCGAGGCCGAGCCGATGCCAGCGGAGCCGATCGAGGTGCCAACGCTGGAAGAAATGCCGATACTCGAGCAGCCCGCCGAGATTGAACCCTAA
- a CDS encoding efflux RND transporter periplasmic adaptor subunit — MLRTPRHGLVQVLLLAVLAIAAVVGGIYWYRSSGDNGSADHLVLHDVERSDFVLSITERGELEAAGVTEIRSEVKTQNQPGLAILRVVPEGTHVKAGDFLLELDSSALEAEQTTQQNAVNLAEATVVETRNLYETALIAKQEYIEGTYIQERQVIESEVFVAEENLNRAREYYQFSKKLAAKGHINELQLEADKFAVDKSVKELDAAKTKLTVLDNYTKPKMVKQLDSDIVITEAKWGSAKKSYELELAKLQEVEDLIAKCTIYAPKDGVVIYNNDVDRHGNEDWIVEEGAEVRERQVVFRLPDSSAMRVELKINEALVQYVKQGMPATIVPIGLDGLELHGSVTTVNRYAEPGGWMRADVKEYKAFVSIDEEVPGLRSGMTASVTVKCDYIPDVLMVPVQAIHPHGSDYYCLVRSGNKWEARKVKCGPTNSEYFVVEDGLEAGEKVSMNPREYIAAVDLPDLPKQAPKVRDDMPIPPGPPGPSTPVASADEPGPTQPDSAPQATPANTTTSTSTTSETETTSEQNTAI; from the coding sequence ATGCTCCGAACGCCCCGTCATGGACTCGTTCAGGTTCTACTGCTCGCAGTTCTGGCTATTGCCGCGGTGGTAGGTGGCATTTACTGGTACCGCTCTTCTGGCGATAACGGCTCGGCCGATCATTTGGTGCTCCACGATGTGGAACGTAGCGACTTTGTGCTTTCGATCACCGAGCGTGGTGAACTGGAAGCGGCCGGCGTCACCGAGATTCGCTCGGAAGTCAAAACTCAAAACCAGCCTGGTCTGGCCATTCTCCGCGTGGTGCCTGAAGGTACTCACGTGAAAGCGGGCGACTTTCTGCTGGAACTCGACTCATCGGCCCTCGAAGCCGAACAAACCACGCAGCAGAATGCGGTAAATCTGGCGGAAGCCACCGTGGTGGAAACTCGCAACCTGTACGAAACCGCCCTGATTGCTAAGCAGGAATACATTGAGGGTACGTACATCCAAGAGCGTCAGGTGATCGAGAGCGAAGTATTCGTTGCCGAAGAGAACTTGAACCGCGCCCGCGAGTACTACCAGTTCAGCAAGAAACTGGCCGCGAAAGGTCACATTAACGAACTGCAGCTAGAGGCCGACAAGTTTGCCGTTGATAAATCGGTGAAAGAACTCGATGCCGCCAAAACCAAGCTGACTGTTCTCGACAACTACACTAAACCGAAGATGGTGAAGCAGCTGGATAGCGACATCGTCATTACCGAAGCCAAATGGGGTTCGGCAAAGAAGAGCTACGAGCTCGAACTGGCGAAACTGCAGGAAGTGGAAGACCTGATCGCCAAATGCACGATCTACGCCCCGAAAGATGGCGTCGTGATCTACAACAACGATGTCGATCGTCATGGCAACGAAGACTGGATTGTCGAAGAAGGGGCCGAGGTGCGTGAGCGTCAGGTCGTGTTCCGGCTTCCCGATTCTTCCGCCATGCGAGTGGAACTTAAGATCAACGAAGCCTTGGTGCAATACGTCAAACAGGGCATGCCTGCGACGATTGTTCCCATCGGTCTCGACGGCCTCGAACTCCACGGCAGCGTCACCACGGTGAATCGCTACGCGGAACCGGGTGGCTGGATGCGTGCCGACGTGAAAGAGTACAAGGCTTTTGTTTCCATCGACGAAGAAGTGCCGGGCTTGCGTTCGGGCATGACTGCTTCGGTGACCGTGAAATGCGACTACATTCCCGATGTGCTGATGGTGCCGGTTCAGGCAATTCATCCCCACGGTAGTGACTACTACTGCTTGGTCCGCTCTGGAAATAAATGGGAAGCCCGCAAAGTGAAGTGCGGTCCGACCAATAGCGAGTACTTTGTCGTCGAGGACGGCCTGGAAGCAGGTGAAAAAGTTTCGATGAATCCGCGTGAGTACATCGCTGCGGTCGACCTGCCTGATCTCCCCAAGCAAGCTCCCAAAGTAAGAGACGATATGCCAATTCCGCCTGGACCTCCAGGCCCAAGCACCCCGGTCGCCTCGGCCGACGAACCTGGTCCTACGCAGCCCGATTCGGCTCCTCAAGCTACGCCAGCTAACACGACGACGTCGACTAGTACGACCTCGGAGACCGAAACTACCTCGGAGCAAAACACCGCTATCTAG
- a CDS encoding ABC transporter ATP-binding protein produces the protein MPTSRTANGTLAASIHDLHKQYVLGGETVHALRGVSFDVPEGDYVSIMGPSGSGKSTLLNLLGCLDTPTSGNFFLGDLDVAKIDDDQRAEVRSTLIGFVFQSFYLLPALTVVENIEVPLLYSGRLTKESRERAISLAEQVGLGSRLEHRPTQLSGGQQQRVAIARSLVNDPRFLLADEPTGNLDSSTTAEILALLDALNREGRTILMVTHEPEVADHTKRKIVLRDGQVQIDERLRG, from the coding sequence ATGCCCACCTCCCGGACTGCTAACGGTACGCTCGCCGCTAGTATTCACGACCTGCACAAGCAATACGTCCTCGGTGGCGAGACCGTGCATGCGCTGCGAGGCGTCTCGTTCGACGTGCCGGAGGGAGATTACGTTTCGATCATGGGCCCATCGGGCTCAGGCAAGAGTACCCTGCTGAACCTGCTGGGATGTCTCGATACGCCGACCAGTGGCAACTTTTTTCTCGGCGACCTCGACGTTGCCAAAATCGACGATGACCAGCGAGCCGAAGTCCGTTCGACATTGATCGGCTTTGTTTTCCAGTCGTTCTACCTTCTGCCAGCCCTCACAGTGGTGGAGAACATCGAAGTTCCACTGCTTTACAGCGGTCGGCTCACCAAGGAGTCGCGCGAGCGGGCAATTAGCCTAGCCGAGCAAGTGGGACTTGGCTCGCGTCTGGAGCATCGCCCTACACAACTTTCCGGTGGTCAGCAACAACGCGTGGCAATCGCCCGCAGCCTGGTAAATGACCCAAGGTTCTTGCTGGCGGACGAACCAACAGGCAACCTCGACTCGAGCACCACGGCTGAGATTCTCGCCTTGCTCGATGCATTGAACCGCGAGGGGCGAACCATTTTAATGGTCACCCACGAACCAGAAGTCGCCGACCACACGAAACGCAAAATTGTGCTTCGCGACGGCCAGGTACAGATTGACGAGAGGTTGCGCGGATGA
- a CDS encoding ABC transporter permease: protein MIAWLRAIRLSIKELLLHPLRSSLTVLGIFIGVASVIWLLAIGEGIGRKAEEQIVDLGARNIILRTVKPSGGQEGGRLYGITRDDLQRLTNTLSDDLDRIVPVRAITQSFGRGSRELEGRLVGTTAGYLEVMRMEMEEGGRFFTPNDGKEERNYCVLGPQARAELIPFGDAVGQKVRIGEEFYEVIGVMKNKTSHSSDNKSLKPEDVSKDIYIPIETFWRRIGDMIVIRARGLFQQDIVEISQVVLEVTSQDKVLDMAQVVETTIAKEHTMPDYSMTVPLELLEQARTTRLLFIVFLGMIAAISLVVGGIGIMNIMLATVTERTREIGIRRALGAKRRDITRQFLIESVVLSAVGGLLGIAAGLTCPLLAGPLRSSLLYLFPSQMSALPEEIRDVEPLLVGWSIPLSLIIAVVVGVVFGVYPAMKAAKLDPIEALRRE from the coding sequence ATGATTGCCTGGCTGCGTGCAATTCGACTCAGCATCAAAGAACTGCTGCTCCACCCATTGCGTTCGTCGCTCACGGTGCTCGGTATTTTCATCGGTGTTGCCAGTGTAATTTGGCTCCTGGCCATCGGCGAAGGAATCGGCCGCAAGGCGGAAGAACAGATCGTCGACCTCGGAGCCCGAAACATCATCCTGCGAACGGTAAAGCCATCGGGCGGGCAGGAAGGGGGCCGGCTGTACGGAATCACTCGCGACGACCTGCAGCGGCTTACCAACACACTGTCGGATGACCTAGATCGCATTGTCCCCGTCCGGGCGATTACGCAAAGCTTTGGGCGCGGTTCCCGCGAACTCGAAGGCCGACTGGTGGGAACTACTGCCGGATACCTGGAAGTGATGCGGATGGAAATGGAGGAGGGGGGGCGGTTTTTCACCCCCAACGACGGTAAAGAGGAACGCAACTACTGCGTGCTCGGGCCCCAGGCTCGTGCTGAACTCATCCCGTTTGGCGACGCAGTTGGCCAGAAAGTCCGCATTGGCGAGGAGTTCTACGAAGTCATCGGGGTGATGAAAAACAAGACTTCGCACAGTTCCGATAACAAGTCGCTGAAGCCCGAGGATGTTTCCAAGGACATCTACATCCCCATCGAAACCTTTTGGCGTCGCATCGGCGACATGATCGTAATCCGCGCTCGTGGGCTCTTCCAGCAAGACATCGTAGAGATAAGTCAGGTTGTGCTGGAGGTGACCAGTCAGGACAAAGTGCTCGACATGGCCCAGGTGGTGGAGACCACCATCGCCAAAGAGCACACGATGCCCGACTACTCCATGACCGTACCGCTGGAACTACTGGAGCAAGCCCGTACTACTCGGCTGCTGTTCATTGTATTCTTGGGGATGATCGCGGCTATTTCGCTGGTAGTCGGTGGTATCGGCATCATGAACATTATGCTGGCCACGGTCACCGAGCGGACCCGCGAAATCGGCATCCGTCGGGCGTTGGGAGCAAAACGTCGCGACATTACCCGGCAGTTTCTAATCGAATCGGTCGTGCTGTCGGCCGTGGGAGGTCTGCTAGGCATCGCGGCTGGTCTTACCTGCCCGCTGCTGGCTGGGCCGCTGCGCAGCTCGCTGCTGTACCTGTTTCCATCGCAGATGTCCGCCTTGCCCGAGGAAATCCGCGACGTCGAACCGCTGCTGGTCGGCTGGTCGATTCCGCTGTCGTTGATCATTGCCGTGGTAGTCGGCGTGGTGTTTGGAGTCTATCCAGCGATGAAAGCGGCCAAATTGGACCCGATCGAAGCCCTCCGACGGGAATAA
- the rpmG gene encoding 50S ribosomal protein L33: MAKKSGGKRKKKVEVVFLVCEETGDYNYTVRRKVGGEKLKLKKFCPRLQRHTLHNEKKK; the protein is encoded by the coding sequence ATGGCCAAGAAGAGTGGTGGCAAACGTAAAAAGAAGGTTGAAGTTGTATTCCTGGTCTGTGAAGAGACCGGCGATTACAACTACACGGTCCGCCGTAAGGTGGGTGGCGAGAAGCTAAAACTGAAGAAGTTTTGCCCGCGCCTGCAACGCCACACATTGCATAACGAAAAGAAGAAGTAA
- the recJ gene encoding single-stranded-DNA-specific exonuclease RecJ yields MTKLWRIANYDSALVERLAIAANVPPVVAQLLIGRGIDSPKVAQRFLDAKLTDLRDPDQLPGVPHAAEMIFAAAKAKKRIVIYGDYDADGMTATAILMRCLRLLHANVEFYVPHRLEQGYGLNCQSLDELHSAGTDMVITVDNGIASLKEADHTKQLGIDLVVTDHHQMASRLPEAVAIVHPQLPGYDYPFPGLCGAAVAFKLAWALCQLASGEKRVKPAMREFLLQATGLAAIGTVADVVPLVDENRVLVLHGLKALSATPTVGVAAMVRANELDKKPALASDDIGFTIAPRLNAAGRLGQAELAVELLTTDDPQRAAELAEFVNELNLERQSLERSVLLAARKQAKNRFNPQEDSALVLADHGWHAGVIGIVAGKLVEQFHRPVVLISQDKLGIKPGTGSGRSVPGFDLHRAFSECSEQLVSHGGHAAAAGLRIEDRHIDRFRDEFCAVATAEISAEHRTAQIDIDAETAFASLTRQTITQIESLAPFGCGNRRPTLCAHEVRMAAPPRTIGSGGRHLSLELEQHGVRLRAVAFGGGDWLEDLEKASSGNIAIAFNPVLNHFRGRVSVEMHLVDWRPE; encoded by the coding sequence ATGACCAAGCTCTGGCGCATTGCGAACTACGATTCGGCGCTGGTAGAACGTCTCGCGATCGCAGCGAATGTCCCTCCGGTCGTTGCGCAACTGCTGATCGGCCGTGGCATCGATAGCCCCAAAGTGGCCCAGCGGTTCCTCGACGCCAAGCTGACCGATCTTCGCGATCCCGATCAGCTGCCCGGCGTCCCCCATGCGGCCGAGATGATTTTCGCCGCTGCGAAGGCCAAGAAACGCATCGTCATCTACGGCGATTACGACGCCGACGGCATGACAGCCACTGCGATTCTGATGCGGTGCCTGCGGCTGCTCCACGCCAACGTGGAGTTCTATGTTCCTCACCGGCTTGAGCAAGGCTACGGGCTGAACTGCCAGTCGCTCGACGAGTTGCACTCGGCCGGCACCGACATGGTGATCACCGTCGACAACGGCATCGCCAGCCTCAAAGAGGCCGACCACACAAAGCAACTCGGCATCGACCTGGTGGTGACCGACCACCATCAAATGGCTTCGCGACTGCCGGAAGCCGTGGCGATCGTCCACCCTCAACTCCCAGGCTACGATTACCCGTTCCCTGGCCTGTGCGGCGCAGCAGTCGCTTTCAAACTCGCCTGGGCGCTCTGCCAGCTCGCTTCTGGCGAGAAGCGGGTGAAGCCCGCCATGCGTGAGTTTCTGCTACAGGCGACGGGACTGGCTGCGATTGGTACCGTTGCGGATGTGGTTCCGCTGGTCGACGAGAACCGAGTGCTGGTGCTTCACGGGCTCAAGGCTCTGTCGGCGACACCCACTGTCGGTGTCGCTGCCATGGTGCGGGCGAACGAGCTAGATAAGAAACCAGCCCTGGCGAGCGACGACATTGGGTTCACCATCGCCCCCCGCCTGAACGCGGCCGGACGACTGGGACAAGCTGAACTGGCCGTAGAACTACTGACGACCGACGATCCTCAACGGGCTGCCGAGCTGGCCGAGTTCGTCAACGAGTTGAACCTGGAGCGACAATCGCTCGAACGCAGCGTGCTGCTCGCCGCCCGTAAGCAGGCCAAGAACCGCTTTAATCCTCAAGAGGATTCCGCCTTGGTGCTGGCCGATCATGGCTGGCATGCCGGGGTGATCGGCATTGTCGCAGGCAAACTCGTCGAACAATTCCATCGCCCAGTCGTGCTAATCTCGCAGGACAAGCTGGGCATAAAACCAGGAACCGGGTCAGGGCGTAGTGTTCCGGGATTCGACTTGCATCGTGCGTTCAGCGAATGCAGCGAGCAACTGGTGAGCCATGGTGGCCATGCCGCTGCGGCTGGACTGCGGATCGAAGACCGCCATATCGATCGCTTCCGCGACGAGTTCTGTGCGGTTGCCACCGCTGAGATTTCGGCCGAACACCGCACGGCTCAAATCGATATCGATGCCGAAACGGCATTTGCTTCACTCACGCGTCAGACCATCACGCAAATCGAGAGCCTCGCTCCGTTCGGGTGCGGAAATCGTCGCCCCACGCTCTGCGCCCACGAAGTGCGTATGGCAGCCCCCCCGCGTACGATCGGCTCCGGCGGGCGGCACTTATCGCTTGAGCTCGAACAGCACGGCGTCCGCCTGCGTGCGGTTGCGTTCGGCGGTGGCGACTGGCTGGAAGATCTGGAAAAAGCCAGCAGCGGCAACATTGCCATTGCCTTCAACCCGGTACTCAATCACTTTCGCGGGCGGGTGAGTGTCGAAATGCATCTGGTCGACTGGCGCCCCGAGTAA
- a CDS encoding methyltransferase family protein, translating into MKQLPVIFAALLLLVQGLAELAAMWRTGALRRRRTPEWTFRAVNLPYRLMFVCGIVEWYYRGETLRAELFATGAALASAGVLLRVICHFQLGYHFSPYVDLAETHQLTEQGFYRVVRHPMYLGTLLILIGVPLLTASWWAAGFAVISAAGLLARVVKEERFLSQNLPGYEEYTHRTWRLVPWIW; encoded by the coding sequence ATGAAGCAGCTGCCGGTTATATTTGCTGCACTTCTGCTGTTAGTGCAGGGGCTTGCCGAACTGGCCGCCATGTGGCGCACCGGGGCCCTCCGTCGGCGCCGCACCCCCGAGTGGACCTTTCGTGCGGTGAATCTGCCTTATCGGCTTATGTTCGTTTGCGGCATCGTCGAGTGGTACTATCGCGGAGAAACCCTGCGAGCCGAGCTATTTGCGACCGGAGCTGCGCTGGCCAGTGCGGGGGTGCTGTTGCGTGTGATTTGCCATTTTCAGCTGGGATACCACTTTTCCCCTTACGTGGATCTCGCCGAAACGCATCAGCTCACCGAGCAGGGGTTCTACCGTGTCGTGCGTCATCCCATGTACTTGGGAACGCTCCTGATACTCATTGGCGTTCCTCTGCTGACCGCCTCGTGGTGGGCGGCGGGCTTTGCCGTTATATCAGCCGCTGGTTTACTAGCGCGCGTGGTGAAGGAGGAACGCTTCTTAAGCCAGAATCTCCCAGGTTACGAAGAGTACACCCATCGCACTTGGCGTCTGGTGCCTTGGATCTGGTAG